DNA from Lactobacillus sp. ESL0791:
AATAATAAGAAAGTAAAAAACTCAATAACAGTCCGATAATTAAAGTAATAACCAGTGCGTTCACCAAATTGCGCTTAGCCATGTTAATCGACTGTTCAACGTTTTTTACACGAGAACCGACCCAAATGACACCGAGAACTTTTTTACCATTTGTCCATGGAATTAGTACCCCTGTATAAGCATCCTTCGTGCGTCCAAAGGACGAGCCGTCCTGATTATTATTTTTGATCCTGATTTCACGGCCGCCGGTCACAAGGTCAAAAACCCGCTTGGATAGGCGGAGGTCCGGACCTGCTTTAGGATAAATTTGCTCATTTTGACTGTCAAACATCCGAATATGCAAATCATCACTATGTAAAACAAACTGCAGCTGATCTAAAAAGGCCGAATTAAACACAAGCGCGCCAGTTCTGTCTTCAGTAAGGGCAATTTTTCCCACCGATGAGGCATAGTCTTCCATTTTTTTATAATTTTGTGCGTATACCTGTTCCGTAATGTAATTAATTTCGGAATAGCCGATAATCGAAACAGAAATAATTATTAAAAACAAAAAACTCAGCAAATGCTGGTATAGCAATTTCATTTCTCAGCCTGTGTATCGTCAAATTTATAGCCGACGCCCCAAACGGTTTGGATCACATTTGCCCCGACCCGCTCAAGCTTCTGCCGCAATTTTTTTATATGAGCATCAACGGTTCGTTCTTCGCCATAAAATTCGTAACCCCAGACCAACTCGAGCAACTTATCACGGGAAAAAACCTGCTTGGGCTTTTGCGCCATCGTAAAGAGCAAATCAAATTCCTTCGGCGTTAAATCGGCGACCGTCTTGCCGTCAAACAGCACCTCGCGCCGGGCCTTCGAAATTTTTAAATGCGCGGTTTTGATATCAAAATCTTTATTAATAGGCGCATCTTCTGTTTCATGCTGTCCCTCTTCGATCATGATCCGGCGGTGTAAGGCCTTGATCCGCGCAATTAAAGCCAGCGGACTAAACGGCTTAGAGACATAGTCATCGGCACCGACACCCAGACCCAAAACCTGATCGGCTTCACTATCCCGGGCCGTTAGCATGATGATGGGCACGGCCGGTGATATCTTTCTAATTTCCTTGGCAACCTGAATGCCGTCTTTCTTAGGAAGATTTAAATCCAGCGTAATCAGATCATATGCGGAAGGCTTGGCCTTAAACATATCAACCGCCTGAATGCCATCGGTTGCAATTTCCGATACCCAGCCCTCTTTTTGAAAAAACATTTGCATCATTTCGGCAACTGAATTATCATCTTCAACAATTAATATTTTCAATTTCATTATAAATCCTTGAAACCCTTTGTTTTCTCATGCTTCACCTTATCAGGGTCAACATAATCGCTGGGTAGCTGGTGGCGTGCCAGCAAAAATTTCTTTAAACTTTTTTCCGTCCAAATAATGGGAAACAAAATAAAAAAGTAAAAGGTCAGCAGCCACAGCAAGAAATACCGATCCCACTCTAGCAAATGAATCATGGCCCCCAAGATCATTTGCACACCGCCGGACAGAATAAAATATAAACTGGCCCGCTTTTGGGCAAATTCAAAACTAGCCTGATTTACTTGCGCCAAATACGACAAGTAGCCGTAAAGACGGTTAGGATTTTTCGCAGGT
Protein-coding regions in this window:
- a CDS encoding response regulator transcription factor, yielding MKLKILIVEDDNSVAEMMQMFFQKEGWVSEIATDGIQAVDMFKAKPSAYDLITLDLNLPKKDGIQVAKEIRKISPAVPIIMLTARDSEADQVLGLGVGADDYVSKPFSPLALIARIKALHRRIMIEEGQHETEDAPINKDFDIKTAHLKISKARREVLFDGKTVADLTPKEFDLLFTMAQKPKQVFSRDKLLELVWGYEFYGEERTVDAHIKKLRQKLERVGANVIQTVWGVGYKFDDTQAEK
- a CDS encoding SdpI family protein, with amino-acid sequence MIFLFCGSVIAFVGIMWLILPAKNPNRLYGYLSYLAQVNQASFEFAQKRASLYFILSGGVQMILGAMIHLLEWDRYFLLWLLTFYFFILFPIIWTEKSLKKFLLARHQLPSDYVDPDKVKHEKTKGFKDL